The genomic interval GTATCTGACTTCGGAGAATGTGGCAACTCAGCACGCATGGGGCACACTATACAGGATCACCACGGCTTGAAATAAGGGCGACAGGCCAATCACCGGGTTGAATGCGACGATGCTCGCGATGCGGGACAATGCCAACAACGGCAACAGAACCGATCCCACATCCAGGTCGCCCTGTAGTCGTAAACCGCCCTGACTAGCAGGTCGGTTTGTACAGGGCCTCGAAAATCGACTTGGCCGTAAGATGGGCAACTTAGCAAAAGTTCTACGGCCTCGACCTGATGGGTTGTGTCGAAAGGGGTGCTGCTGCTGGATAATTCACTTTTGTCACCCGTAACGGTTGTCGATGTCTGATCCGTTCGCACGGACTGTCCATGCGCATTGAGATCAAGATCGTAAAGCCGACGCGGTCCAAACCGGCAATCCATGCCGCAGCGACCCGACGGCGAGCGGAATCATTTAGATCAGTATTTCGATGAGATAACTGAACGATGCGCGGAGTGACCTCAGTTTTGGGACTGATGGGGATGACGACGGTTGTCATCTGTGGGTGCCTGCGCCATGCAGTCACTCCACCGCCTGCGGCACGGAATATCGACAATGGACACTATCACAAACTCGCCAAAGAGATCGAGTACCCCGACCATGCTCCGGTCGACGACGAATCGCTCACCACGACAGTGGAACCGATGTCTCTGACGAGCCCTGATTCTTCGGGCTACTGTGACATGACACTCGAAGAGGTCATGAATCTGGCGCTGGCAAATTCGTCCGTGCTTCGAGATTTGGGGGGGACAGTACTGCGCGCCCCCGACAGCTCCAAATCGAAAAAAGATCCGTCGCTCATCGAATCCGATCCCCGGTATGGAATCGAAGCAGCGTTGGCCGCGTTTGACGCGAATTTCACGTCAAGCTTCTCGTATGAGAAGAACGATCGCGCCCTGAACAATATCTTTTTCGGCGGTGGGACGCGTCTGTTCAATCAAGAATTCGCGACGCTGCAGACTCAGGTTGCAAAGACCGCCGCAACGGGAACTCAATTTGCGTTCCGAAACTATACGCAGTACGACGCGAACAACGCGCCAGGTAATGCCTTTCCAGGTGCGTATACCACCTGGTACGACTTGGAAGCGCGACAACCATTGCTGAAGGGGGCTGGCGTCAACTTCAATCGACTGGCTGGCCCGAACGCTCAGCCCGGCTTCATCAACGGAGTACTGATTGCGAGAATCAACTCGGACATCTCGTTGGCCGATTTCGAATTGGGTGTTCGTAACTTCGCCAGCGATGTCGAGAACGCGTACTGGGACCTCTATTTCGCTTATCGTGATCTGGACGCGAAAGTCTCGGCTCGCGACGCGGCACTAGAAACCTGGCGACGAATTCACGCACTCTACGAACGGGGGCGTCGTGGTGGCGAGGCAGAAAAAGAGGCTCAGGCACGTGAGCAATACTTCCGTTTCGAAGAAGAAGCACAGAACTCTCTGCATGGCCGTCTCATCGATGGCACGCGCACGTTCAACGGTAGCACTGGTGGCACCTTTCGTGGAACGGGCGGAATTTACGTTGTTGAGCGCCGCCTAAGATTGCTTGCAGGATTGCCAATCAACGACGGCCGCTTGATCCGTCCCGCCGACGAACCAACCCACGCCAAGGTCGAATTCAACTGGGAAGCAACGCTCATCGAAGGACTGACCCGCCGCTCGGAACTTCGAAGACAGAAATGGCAGATCAAAAAACGCGAAGCGGAACTCGAAGCGAACAAGAATTTCTTGAAACCACAACTCGATCTGACAGGACGCTATCGCTTCCGTGGGTTCGGGCAGGATCTATTTCCCGGTAGTGGATCGGGGCCATTCAACAACGCCACGGACGACCTGTTGAGCGGGAAATTTCAAGAGTGGCAAGCGGGATTCGAGCTTTCGTTCCCGATCGGCTTCCGACAGGCATATTCGGCCATTCGCCATGCCGAGCTTCAACTGGCACGTGAACGCGTCGTACTGCGCGAGCAGGAACGTGCTGTCGTTTATGACTTGAGCAACGCCATCGCAGAGACCGCACGCGCATTTGCACTCGTCGAAACGAACTTAAATCGACGGATGGCCGCCGCTGAGCAAGTCGCCGCAGTTGAAACCGCCTACGAGAACGACAATGCTTCGCTTGATTCGTTACTCGACGCCCAGCGTCGCCTGTCTGACGCACAAATTGCCTATTATCGTTCGCGCGTCGAATATCAATTGTCCGTGAAGAACGTCCAGTTCGAGCGTGGAACGCTGCTCGATTACAACGAGATTTATCTGAGCGAAGGCGCCTGGCCACGCAAGGCGTATGATGACGCGGAAGTGCGCGAATCACTGAAGGGGGATGCTCGTCGCTATACCACCTTCGAAAAGCTCAATCCCTGGGTCAGTCGCCCCGCATTTCCACGAGTGATCGTTCCATCGGGCGCGATTCTGGACTCACAGACCAGTGGGGACGAAGAATCTTCCGAGCCAGCTCCACTACAGGATCAGTATGATTCGATGGATTCCGATTCGTCAGATTCCGATCCAATTGAAGCGGACCCCGGCGACGACGGCAGACTTGATCCGGACGCCTTTGGAGCGACACCCTAGCCCTCTGACGGCGTGAAGGATTTATTCGGCGGTCGTCGACCGAATCACAGACTCACGCAAGGCCACAAAGTCGTCTTTCAGCAGACTTGTGCGGCTAGATTCTCTCTGGTATGAGACCAAACACAAATTCTTGATACACAAATATTCGTGCAGACTGTTGAATGACTGGGGTGATGTTAGACTTCGCGAGGACCGCTTGAGTTGGTCTCGAGGAATTCACATCCACAACCTTCAAGAGACTGCTCACAAAGCCGACCCGTCCGACGATTGCCAGGCGAGACCGCGTTTATGACTGCAGACGACCACGCCACTTAACGTCGCCCTCTGTTCAGATTGGCAACTGTCCTGACATCACTGCAAACTGGATATTTTTATGGCGATCAATCGAGTGTCGTTCACGATTCCCGGCGGCGACGATTTGACACTTCGTCGGGTGACAACGATTGAGCAATTAGGCCGTCCTTTCGAATATCATGTCGAACTGCTCAGCCAGTCGAACACCCTGACCTACGAAGATTTTTTGGGGCAGTCGGCCACGATCAGCTATGAGTTGCCACGGGGTGGCACCCGTTACTTCAACGGGATCGTCGCGAGCTTCGGACAAACCTCGATTGATGGAGGTACGCACGTATTCCGGGCCATACTTCGTCCGTGGTTCTGGCTGATGTCAAGGACGTCCGACTGCCGCATTTTTCAGAACCTCTCGGTCCCCGATATCTTCGAACAAGTCTGTAGTGATTTGGGGTTCGTCGATCGCAAGAACAGCCTGACAGGAACATACGTCGCGAGAAAGTTCTGCTGCCAGTATAGGGAATCCGCCTTTCAATTCCTGAGCCGCCTGTTTGAGGAAGAGGGGATCTATTACTTTTTCAAGCATGAATCAGGCAAGCACACGTTGACATTGTGTGATGGGGCAAGTGCCCACGAGTCCTTCGCCAATTATGAAGATCTGCCATTTGCCCCGATGAAGCTTCACGAAGAGCGGGTCGATTCATGGAACCCTGCACTCGAACTTCAACCGGTCAAACACGTTTTGCGGGATTTCGACTTTCAAAACCCCACCGCGGACTTGAGCGCCATCCTAAACACGTCACGCAGTCATCAACACGCCAACCTCGAAGTATATGACTATCCCGGACGTTATTACACGACTGACATTGGCAACAATTTCGTCACAGTGAGAAACGACGAGGCTCAAGCTCAGTTTCTAAGAATTAACGCGACATGTGATACGTGTGCAATCAACCCGGGTTACTTGTTGAAGTTGACCGATCATCCCCGTGATGATCAGAACACGGACTATTTGATCGTTTCAGCGAAACACGATTTCGTGAATCCAGATGTCGTCCCCGGCGTGGAGCATCACAGCGATTTTGTCGTGATTCCGAAAACGCAAACCTTCCGTTCGCAACGCACCACGCCCAAACCGGTCATCTCGGGACTTCAAACTGCCATCGTGACAGGCAAGTCGGGAGAAGAGATCTGGACCGACGAATATGGGCGTGTGAAGGTACAGTTTCATTGGGATCGAGTGGGACAATCTGACGAGAATAGTTCATGTTGGATTCGCGTGGCGCAATCGTGGGCCGGTAAGAAATGGGGCAGCCAATTCTTGCCGCGAATCGGACAAGAAGTTGTGGTTGAATTCGTTGAAGGAGACCCCGATCGTCCATTAATTACCGGAAGTGTCTACAACGCTAATCAACCCGTTCCGTACGAGCTGCCCGCCAATGCAACCCAAAGCGGGGTGAAAACGCGTAGCTCGAAAACCGGCGATGAACAAACGTTCAATGAGCTGCGATTCGAGGATAAGAAAGAGAGCGAACTTGTCTATTTCCATGCTCAGAAGGACTTTCAACGCGTTGTCGAGAACAACGATTCGTTGACAGTCGGGCTGGAAACAAAAGACCCTGGCGATCAGACAATTCAGATTCACAATCACCGCACGGTGACCCTGGACGAAGGTAACGATACGCTTCTGGTCAAAAAGGGAAAGCGCGAGGGGACGATCAGCGAAGGGGACGACCTTCTTACGGTCTCAAAAGGCAAGCAAGAGGTCACGATTTCAGAAGGAAATCAGATCCTCACCGTGTCGCAAGGCAATCAGACCATCACGGTATCTCAGGGAGATCAATCTGTCACGATCACTGCGGGAAGTTCGACGACAGAGGCGGGTACAGCGATCGAACTGAAGGTCGGTGGGAACTCAATCAAAATCGATTCGAGTGGCATCACGATCAAGGGTACGAAGATCTCGATTGAAGGGGTCGCCAAAACGGATATTAAGGCTCCTAAAGTCTCCGTCACGGCGGATGGCGATCTGACGCTGATGGGCAGCATGACAAAAATCAATTGAGGTGTATTTTGGGTATCACGCTCAGCGTAGTAACCGGTGCGTCAGCAGGCCGTAAAGTGCGCCTGTCCACGGGGCAGACGGCACGCTTCGGCCGAACAGAATGGGCCGATTACTCATTCCCGCATGATCGTTCGATGAGTGACGTTCATTTCATCGTCGAATGCAATCACGACCATTGCCTGGTGCGTGACCTGGGAAGCGAATCAGGGACCTTCGTCGGCGACGCTCAGGTCACAGAAGTCAGGCTTCACACCAGCGATCAGATCAAGGCCGGCGCCACGGTGTTTTCCGTTGTCGTCGACGGTGAATCCATTCCAAATCGAATCGAATCGAGTACGGCAACAGTCGAGACAGTTGACTCAACTTTGACGAGCGCCGCACCAGTCCCGCCGCCAACGTTAGTTGAGATTTGCGAGTACGTGAAGTTGGACGCAACGGCGCTTGAACTCGCCAAGGGCCGCACAATCGCGCCGCTGGAATTTGTGAGTGTCCTCGCCCACGAACGCCAGTTCATGTCCGCACTGCGATTGATGGCACATCAGCTACAACGGCGTGAGGCCGTATGGTGGGGTTCGCTTTGCACACGAGAAAGCGTAGGAAGTGCCTTGTCACCGAAGGACGTCGCGGCACTTGATGCCGCCGAGCAATGGGTCAAAACCGGCGAAGAAGCGGATCGCAGGAAAGCGCATGATGCAGCAGAGTTAACCAAGTACGAGACGGCGGCTGGATGGGTCGCTGAAGCGGCATTTTGGGCGGATGGAAGTCTCTCCCCCATCGGATTCGATGATGTGATCTCTGACGAGCGGCTGACCGGACAAGCCATCACAGGTGCGCTATTAATGGCGGCGGTGCAAGTTTCGCCGCTGAAAGCACAAGCGAACTACTCGCGTTATCTGGCGATCGCTCAGGATGTGCTCAATGGGAAATTGGCGGCTCCGAAGAAGAAATAGCCAGAACGGATTCTCGTTTTTGTGCGATCGTCAGACTGAGACGATACGACATACTGGCTCGATCGTGCAGCCTGACCTGCCATGGAAGCGAGTCCCGTTCTTCGATCACGTCCATCTCTGGTATCTGACCCGGCGCCCCCTCCGTAAACAATTTACGAACCGCGTTCTCTGACGCCCCTCGTTCGACCGCGCGCTGTGAATGCCCACCGAGCCAACCTTCTACATTTGTTGCCGCAGGGGACCAGTCAAATGGTGTGGTGAGGATCAGCTTTCCACCGGGGTTCAGCAGTCCCGATGCAGAATGCAGAAACTCGGCAGGTGCGGACACGCAATCAAGGACATTTAGAGCAACGGCAATTGAAAACGATTGCCGCGAAAAGGGAAGTGCAAGCAGGTCGCAGGCCCAAAAATCGACCTGATGTGCGTGGGACGAGACATAGGCGAACTCTCGGCGATCATAAACAACACCGACACGCCGCCGCGGATAGCTCACGCGTCCGGTTCTCAAGATGCTTGACGCCAACTGCAGCATCGAAAAATTCAGGTCGACACCCAGCGCGAGCTGATCGTGGTGCTCAGCCAGTTCGAATGTGGTTCGGCCCACAGAACACCCCATGTCGATCACGGGCCCTGAAGGCAACGGCCCCGCAAGCTGAAGCGACTCGGCGAGATTTCGTACAATTGAGCCCGAAGATGTCGTTGACGGCGCGTCCGCGAGATCGTAATCACCGTAATGATCCCAGGAATAAGCGCTCAGCAATTGTCTTCGAACATCGAAAGCGGATCCCGGTCCACTGCAGTCGCCAAGCAGGCTTTCCAACTCTTCGGATAAGTCGGATCGCATCAACGCTGGAAGAACATTGTCGGACACATATGCCCGCAACGGCCCCACGATAATGGGAATCCCATCGAGAATCGGAAATTCTCGCTGACAGTCCGTACACGGACAAAGCAAGATTCCCTCAAGAATATCTTCAGCCGTTTCTCGAATCGCCTGAGAGATCACGAGCGGCTGGTCTCCGCGAGATTCCGTTCGGCAAACAGGACAAACCGGCCGCAGTGCCTGAAAGTGCTTGAGGCGCAAGTTACTCAGCCCCCAATCATGACCGTCGGGCAGCCGGGAGGGAGTATGTTCCCGGCAGGCCCCGGGATCACGGCCATGCAGGCGGAGTGCTGAGTCATGTCGCCCACACGCGCGGCCGGCAATCCACCAATCATAACAGTCCCCGAAGCAAGTTGAACCATCCCCGGACCGCCGGGGGCACATCCAGCCAGGGCACACGGCGCCGTCATATCTGTCTTGCGAGCTGCCGGTTTGCCACCGATTAGCACGTTCACCTGCCCCTTAATAATGGCCAGAGGCATGGGCGGGTGTGGAACGGGATTGATGGGATGCATCGGGGCATGGCAATGCGGACCACTCTGGATCACGAGATCGCCGAGTCTTGCTGCAGGTTTTCCCACGCCGTTCTCACCTATTTCGATCAAAAAAAAGGATTCGGCCCGAACTGGTGAATCAATGCCAGATTTCGACCGAAAATCCGTTTAGACCTGTACAATCGCGTCACTCTGGTTCGATCGCCTCGACCCGTTGAATCCCGAAGATCATGACGAATCCCTCTTCGCCAGGCAACACGTTATCGGAACAATCGTCCCCGGCGGATCAGCTCGGTCGGGGGGGCGGCTGGCTCGACGAAGCTCCCAGCAATTTTCGCATGGGAATGATTCGACGTATCCGTATCGTGACAATCACCTTAGTCACCATCGCCATCGCGGCCTTGCTGTGGTGGCAACTCTTTGAACCATTCCAGCACACCAACGCGCATCTTTTGCTGGTAACGGGCGAGCGGAGTGTGCTGGACGACGCAGATCCAGCACGATCCTCGGCAGAAAAAGATCTCCTCATTGGTGATGCGGAACGGATTTCACCTGCGGCCGATTTCGTCGCCGAAGACATGCTTGCCTTTGAGCCCCTCCAACGGCAATTTTCGCTGCAAACCAAGACGAGCGGTGCCAAGCGAGGAGATCTTCGTGAACTGCTCGATCTCCGGCGATTGAAAAGCACCCTCAACGAGATGTCCGATGACCAGTCGGATGTCCTGATGGTCTATCTGGCGACTCGCACGCGCGTCGACGATGGGGAGGCCTTTCTTGAGCTGAATATCCGTCGGGAGTTCATGAATTCAGGAGAATCGCGTCTCGACGAATTTTTGCGAATCCTTTCACGAGCAGACGCTCCTGTGAAATTGTTGATTATCGATGCTGGACGATTTGAAGCAGATCCCTCGATAGGGATGGTTCTCAATGAATTTCCGCACCTGCTCGAGCGCGCGGTCGCCAGAACAAATGATCCCCACTTGTGGGTACTCTGCTCAAATCGGTCACTGGAACGATCGCATGTTTCCCGATCGCTTGAACGTTCAGTATTTGGGTGGTTCGTCGTAAGGGGGCTGCAAGGCGCCGCCGATTTCAATCATGATCGAAATATAGACCTCGATGAATTGACTCGCTTCGTCTCCAAGCAAGTCTCGGAATTTGTCCAACAGACAACGGGTGGAACACAGACTCAAGTCCCTGCGCTTCTGTGGGGCGGGGGGACGCTGACGCCGCAAGCAAAGCTGCCGATCCTCTTGCCTGTTGACAAATCACAGAATCTCGCGGGCCCCGCTGACGATCCTGAAGAATGGGTGCAGTCGACACGGCAGCAGTCGCTCAGTGCATCCGTGCTGTCGGTCTCGAACGGCCCAATCACGTTCACACCTCGAGCCGACGCAAACAGCGTTTCCACACAGGCCAATTCCCGACTGTCGTCGATCGTACCCTCGAGCGTCCAATTGCGCGGACTCGGATCGATTAATCTCGATCGCTCCGCCGCGTTAAAATCGACGGAGCGTCCGGCAAGCGACCAGGCGGCAAAATCAAAGACTCCTGCGGATGCCGGGGTGGATGCAAACGGTACTTCCTCCGATTCCGCTGACACCGCCACCGGCGATGGAAAACAAACGGAGAAGAAATCACCGTTTGAGGCGAAAGATGCCGTTATTCTGGCCAAACTTTTCTCGGAAGTTTGGGACCTGAGAGATGATCTCGAACTCGGACGGACGGGGGGCTTCAACCCCTCGGTCTCGGCACCTGAAGAATGGCGCCAATTGATTGAACGGTTACTGCTGCAAGAGCGGCTGTTTCGCGCAGCACGAATCAGTGATCTGTTTCAGATTTCCAAGACCGTCAAGACAATCCGAGAGGGATTGAATTCACTATCGCGGAATGAAGTGCTCGCGTTTCGACCAGGCCAGGATTTCCGAACAGCCGAATTGATCCGACAGATTCGAGACCGGATGAACGAACATCCGGTCAATGTGATCCGGCCATTTTCGTTCGGAATGGCGGAGCTCATTGCTCGACAGAACGGACAGCCAATCAATGCCGAAATTCAAACGACGATTGCGGAATGGGATCAACTGATCGAGCAGGGCACCGAGTCCGCATTTCAAGAATGGATCTTGAAGCAAACACCAGCCACCGCGGACATGGTTGAAATGCGACTCGCACGGCTCTTGGCATCAGAAACGGCTGTCAGCTGGACCACGAAGCAGTTCGCGTTGAGGGTCTGTCGTGTCGCCGAAAAAACGGCAACGTTCACTCTCGACTGCGACCTTTGGGTTGGTGCAGAATTTGATGACGCCGAACGACTGCGAAACGTTGGCGAGCGAACGTTACTGGATGGACTCGGCCGCGATCGTGAAAACGAAGGCCTCAAATGGTTACGTCAAGCCTTGGCAAAATATGAGCGGACGGCCGAAAATCTGGCAGAGATTCAATTCGCCAGTCAGATTTGCGATCAACTAACACTTCGCTTGCCACAGTATGTACGGTGGCACAATG from Schlesneria paludicola DSM 18645 carries:
- a CDS encoding methyltransferase domain-containing protein encodes the protein MRLKHFQALRPVCPVCRTESRGDQPLVISQAIRETAEDILEGILLCPCTDCQREFPILDGIPIIVGPLRAYVSDNVLPALMRSDLSEELESLLGDCSGPGSAFDVRRQLLSAYSWDHYGDYDLADAPSTTSSGSIVRNLAESLQLAGPLPSGPVIDMGCSVGRTTFELAEHHDQLALGVDLNFSMLQLASSILRTGRVSYPRRRVGVVYDRREFAYVSSHAHQVDFWACDLLALPFSRQSFSIAVALNVLDCVSAPAEFLHSASGLLNPGGKLILTTPFDWSPAATNVEGWLGGHSQRAVERGASENAVRKLFTEGAPGQIPEMDVIEERDSLPWQVRLHDRASMSYRLSLTIAQKRESVLAISSSEPPISH
- a CDS encoding TolC family protein — encoded protein: MRGVTSVLGLMGMTTVVICGCLRHAVTPPPAARNIDNGHYHKLAKEIEYPDHAPVDDESLTTTVEPMSLTSPDSSGYCDMTLEEVMNLALANSSVLRDLGGTVLRAPDSSKSKKDPSLIESDPRYGIEAALAAFDANFTSSFSYEKNDRALNNIFFGGGTRLFNQEFATLQTQVAKTAATGTQFAFRNYTQYDANNAPGNAFPGAYTTWYDLEARQPLLKGAGVNFNRLAGPNAQPGFINGVLIARINSDISLADFELGVRNFASDVENAYWDLYFAYRDLDAKVSARDAALETWRRIHALYERGRRGGEAEKEAQAREQYFRFEEEAQNSLHGRLIDGTRTFNGSTGGTFRGTGGIYVVERRLRLLAGLPINDGRLIRPADEPTHAKVEFNWEATLIEGLTRRSELRRQKWQIKKREAELEANKNFLKPQLDLTGRYRFRGFGQDLFPGSGSGPFNNATDDLLSGKFQEWQAGFELSFPIGFRQAYSAIRHAELQLARERVVLREQERAVVYDLSNAIAETARAFALVETNLNRRMAAAEQVAAVETAYENDNASLDSLLDAQRRLSDAQIAYYRSRVEYQLSVKNVQFERGTLLDYNEIYLSEGAWPRKAYDDAEVRESLKGDARRYTTFEKLNPWVSRPAFPRVIVPSGAILDSQTSGDEESSEPAPLQDQYDSMDSDSSDSDPIEADPGDDGRLDPDAFGATP
- a CDS encoding type VI secretion system Vgr family protein, with translation MAINRVSFTIPGGDDLTLRRVTTIEQLGRPFEYHVELLSQSNTLTYEDFLGQSATISYELPRGGTRYFNGIVASFGQTSIDGGTHVFRAILRPWFWLMSRTSDCRIFQNLSVPDIFEQVCSDLGFVDRKNSLTGTYVARKFCCQYRESAFQFLSRLFEEEGIYYFFKHESGKHTLTLCDGASAHESFANYEDLPFAPMKLHEERVDSWNPALELQPVKHVLRDFDFQNPTADLSAILNTSRSHQHANLEVYDYPGRYYTTDIGNNFVTVRNDEAQAQFLRINATCDTCAINPGYLLKLTDHPRDDQNTDYLIVSAKHDFVNPDVVPGVEHHSDFVVIPKTQTFRSQRTTPKPVISGLQTAIVTGKSGEEIWTDEYGRVKVQFHWDRVGQSDENSSCWIRVAQSWAGKKWGSQFLPRIGQEVVVEFVEGDPDRPLITGSVYNANQPVPYELPANATQSGVKTRSSKTGDEQTFNELRFEDKKESELVYFHAQKDFQRVVENNDSLTVGLETKDPGDQTIQIHNHRTVTLDEGNDTLLVKKGKREGTISEGDDLLTVSKGKQEVTISEGNQILTVSQGNQTITVSQGDQSVTITAGSSTTEAGTAIELKVGGNSIKIDSSGITIKGTKISIEGVAKTDIKAPKVSVTADGDLTLMGSMTKIN
- a CDS encoding PAAR domain-containing protein — translated: MGKPAARLGDLVIQSGPHCHAPMHPINPVPHPPMPLAIIKGQVNVLIGGKPAARKTDMTAPCALAGCAPGGPGMVQLASGTVMIGGLPAARVGDMTQHSACMAVIPGPAGNILPPGCPTVMIGG
- a CDS encoding FHA domain-containing protein translates to MGITLSVVTGASAGRKVRLSTGQTARFGRTEWADYSFPHDRSMSDVHFIVECNHDHCLVRDLGSESGTFVGDAQVTEVRLHTSDQIKAGATVFSVVVDGESIPNRIESSTATVETVDSTLTSAAPVPPPTLVEICEYVKLDATALELAKGRTIAPLEFVSVLAHERQFMSALRLMAHQLQRREAVWWGSLCTRESVGSALSPKDVAALDAAEQWVKTGEEADRRKAHDAAELTKYETAAGWVAEAAFWADGSLSPIGFDDVISDERLTGQAITGALLMAAVQVSPLKAQANYSRYLAIAQDVLNGKLAAPKKK